From Algoriphagus sp. NG3, the proteins below share one genomic window:
- a CDS encoding 2-hydroxyacid dehydrogenase has translation MKVAFFSTKSYDRQSFDKLLPRHKHEFTYFDPKLDSITAALAEGHDAICTFVNDHLDKAALTRLSEIGVSNIVLRCAGYNQVDLEKASELGFKICRVPAYSPEAVAEHALALIMTLARKTHKAYNRVRENNYSLEGLTGFNINGKTTGVIGTGAIGKAFCKIMLGIGCKVLAYDIKENEELKKLGVIYMPLDELLPQSDIISLHCPLNSDTHHLIDQQRLSQMKEGVVLINTSRGALIESKAVIQALKTKKVGNLGIDVYEQEEDLFFQNRSEEILQDEDIARLMTFPNVLITGHQAFLTDEALYQISATTLKNLDELAEGKSLTNEVKWNN, from the coding sequence ATGAAAGTTGCGTTTTTCAGCACCAAGTCTTATGACAGGCAAAGTTTCGACAAGTTACTCCCCCGGCACAAACATGAGTTCACTTACTTCGACCCCAAACTTGACAGTATTACCGCAGCACTTGCAGAAGGACATGATGCCATTTGTACGTTTGTAAACGACCATTTGGACAAAGCTGCCCTCACCAGACTCTCTGAAATAGGGGTGTCAAATATTGTCCTGAGATGTGCAGGATACAACCAGGTCGATTTAGAAAAGGCATCGGAATTGGGCTTCAAAATCTGCAGAGTGCCTGCTTATAGTCCTGAGGCAGTTGCAGAGCATGCACTGGCCCTGATCATGACTCTTGCCCGCAAAACCCACAAAGCTTATAATAGGGTAAGAGAAAACAACTACTCTCTTGAAGGCCTGACGGGATTTAATATCAATGGCAAAACCACGGGAGTAATAGGCACTGGGGCAATAGGCAAGGCATTTTGCAAGATCATGCTCGGCATAGGATGTAAAGTGCTGGCTTACGACATCAAAGAGAATGAGGAGCTTAAAAAACTGGGGGTCATCTATATGCCTCTCGATGAATTGTTGCCGCAGAGTGACATTATATCGCTTCACTGCCCGCTGAATTCAGACACCCATCATCTAATCGATCAACAGAGACTATCGCAAATGAAAGAAGGAGTGGTACTGATCAATACAAGTAGAGGCGCTTTGATAGAATCCAAGGCAGTGATCCAAGCCCTGAAGACCAAAAAAGTTGGTAATCTGGGCATTGATGTGTACGAGCAGGAAGAAGATCTGTTTTTCCAAAACCGATCAGAAGAGATTCTGCAGGATGAAGACATCGCCCGGCTGATGACATTTCCAAATGTCCTGATTACAGGCCACCAAGCTTTCCTCACTGATGAAGCACTGTACCAAATATCAGCGACCACCTTAAAGAATCTGGATGAACTGGCAGAAGGCAAGAGTCTTACAAATGAAGTAAAATGGAATAATTAA
- a CDS encoding cold-shock protein: MNEGTVKFFNTTKGFGFITPADNSEDVFVHHSGLVHEIRENDHVTYDVVQGKKGVNAVNVKVAK, translated from the coding sequence ATGAATGAAGGAACAGTAAAATTCTTTAACACAACCAAAGGTTTTGGTTTTATTACACCAGCAGACAACAGTGAAGATGTATTTGTACACCACTCAGGTCTAGTACACGAAATCCGTGAAAACGATCACGTTACTTATGACGTAGTTCAAGGTAAAAAAGGCGTTAACGCTGTGAACGTGAAAGTAGCTAAGTAA